One part of the Pannonibacter sp. XCT-53 genome encodes these proteins:
- a CDS encoding flagellar hook-basal body complex protein FliE — MIDQISSLNSVSSDGILSGVSQTRYVGGPAPVGGAEATPGVSFSETMAQVSLDVVDRIKDGEAAAISGISGKASAQQVVEAVMAAEASLQTAIAIRDKVVSAYQEISRMTI, encoded by the coding sequence ATGATCGACCAGATCTCTTCCCTGAACTCGGTGTCGTCGGACGGCATCCTCTCCGGCGTCTCGCAGACCCGCTACGTCGGCGGTCCGGCTCCGGTCGGCGGGGCCGAAGCCACGCCCGGTGTCAGCTTCTCCGAGACGATGGCCCAGGTGTCGCTGGATGTCGTCGACCGCATCAAGGACGGCGAGGCCGCCGCCATTTCCGGCATCAGCGGCAAGGCCTCTGCGCAGCAGGTCGTGGAGGCGGTCATGGCCGCCGAGGCGTCGCTGCAGACCGCCATCGCCATCCGCGACAAGGTGGTCTCCGCCTACCAGGAAATCAGCCGCATGACGATCTGA
- the flgA gene encoding flagellar basal body P-ring formation chaperone FlgA, translated as MFVRLFIVMLVAGLAASAALTGARAGNIDLPVPRATIHPGDLITEDMVIIRRFPDQTTRRFQVVVSRSELVGKIARRTLQPGHPVPATAIAPDIVIKRGEPARLVFQEGSLFIIAQAEALQNGTVGSFVRVRNIDSGLIVTGKVQPDGSVLIGN; from the coding sequence ATGTTCGTGCGACTGTTCATCGTCATGCTGGTCGCCGGCCTCGCCGCCAGCGCCGCGCTGACCGGGGCCCGGGCCGGCAACATCGACCTGCCCGTGCCGCGCGCCACCATCCATCCCGGCGACCTGATCACCGAGGACATGGTGATCATCCGCCGCTTCCCGGACCAGACCACCCGCCGCTTCCAGGTCGTCGTCAGCCGCAGCGAGCTGGTCGGAAAGATCGCCCGGCGCACGCTGCAGCCGGGTCATCCGGTGCCGGCGACCGCGATTGCCCCCGACATCGTCATCAAGCGCGGCGAGCCTGCGCGGCTGGTGTTCCAGGAGGGCTCGCTCTTCATCATCGCCCAGGCCGAGGCCCTGCAGAACGGCACCGTCGGGTCCTTCGTCCGGGTGCGCAACATCGACAGCGGTCTGATTGTCACCGGCAAGGTCCAGCCGGACGGCTCCGTCCTGATAGGAAACTGA
- the cobA gene encoding uroporphyrinogen-III C-methyltransferase → MSTALTGFSLPDSLPVLEPGWVWLAGAGPGDPGLMTLHALNGLRQADVVVYDALVDTSILSFVRPGALLDYAGKRGGKPSPKQRDITLKLIDYARAGRRVFRLKGGDPFVFGRGGEEALALAGAGIPFRVIPGVTAGIGGLAYAGIPATHRDVNQAVTFLTGHDQTGLAPDAINWKGIAEGSPVIIMYMAMKHLSQIAGELMACGRSGHEPVAIVCNASLSAQTVLETTLATCAADAEAAGLAPPAIVCVGEVVRLRAGLDWLGAMSGRVLTGDPLGHGDPLRSLGAAE, encoded by the coding sequence ATGAGCACTGCCCTGACCGGATTCTCCCTGCCAGACAGCCTGCCGGTCCTTGAACCGGGATGGGTCTGGCTGGCCGGTGCCGGCCCGGGCGATCCGGGACTGATGACCCTGCATGCCCTCAACGGCCTGCGCCAGGCGGACGTGGTCGTCTACGACGCGCTGGTGGACACGAGCATCCTGTCCTTCGTCCGCCCTGGGGCCCTGCTGGACTATGCCGGCAAGCGTGGGGGCAAGCCCAGTCCGAAGCAGCGCGACATCACGCTGAAGCTGATCGACTATGCGCGGGCCGGCCGGCGCGTGTTCCGGCTCAAGGGCGGCGATCCCTTCGTGTTCGGACGGGGCGGGGAAGAAGCGCTGGCGCTGGCCGGGGCCGGCATCCCCTTCCGTGTCATTCCGGGCGTGACGGCCGGCATCGGCGGTCTCGCCTATGCGGGCATCCCCGCCACCCACCGGGACGTGAACCAGGCCGTCACGTTCCTGACCGGGCATGACCAGACCGGACTGGCTCCGGACGCGATCAACTGGAAGGGCATTGCCGAAGGCTCGCCGGTCATCATCATGTACATGGCGATGAAGCATCTTTCCCAGATTGCCGGCGAACTGATGGCCTGTGGACGATCCGGGCATGAACCTGTGGCCATCGTGTGCAATGCGTCCCTGTCGGCCCAGACCGTGCTGGAGACGACGCTGGCCACCTGCGCTGCCGATGCCGAGGCAGCCGGTCTGGCGCCGCCGGCCATCGTCTGCGTCGGCGAGGTGGTGCGCCTGCGCGCCGGGCTGGACTGGCTTGGGGCCATGTCCGGCCGCGTGCTCACCGGCGATCCCCTTGGCCATGGCGATCCGCTGCGCAGCCTGGGCGCGGCCGAATGA
- the flgI gene encoding flagellar basal body P-ring protein FlgI, translating into MRRLLLALAAAVALVAGAAPSAAMVRIKDIASLQGVRDNQLVGYGLVIGLQGSGDTLRNSPFTEQSLQSMLDSMGVNVRDARLRTRNVAAVVVTATLPPFSSQGARIDVSVSSLGDAASLAGGTLVATPLMGADGAVYAVAQGAVAVSGFSESGQAESLRQGIPTVGRIPNGALIERNLPDRFSNIPALVLELSNPDFRTAVRVADAINRHTKATYGVNAAKERDYRSIDLTPPARINVTRFIAEIEGLLVQPDTPARVVIDERTGTVVIGRDVQVSTVAVTHGNLTVRITEAPEVSQPQPFALNGETTVTPRTFIDAEQSGGQLAIVGGTDLQTLVRGLNRIGLKPTGIIAILTAIKTAGALQADLVIQ; encoded by the coding sequence ATGCGCCGCCTCCTTCTCGCGCTGGCTGCCGCCGTGGCCCTGGTTGCCGGCGCGGCTCCGTCCGCCGCCATGGTCCGCATCAAGGACATCGCCTCGTTGCAGGGCGTGCGCGACAACCAGCTTGTCGGCTATGGCCTTGTCATCGGCCTGCAGGGCTCCGGCGACACGCTGCGCAACTCGCCCTTCACCGAACAGTCGTTGCAGTCCATGCTCGACAGCATGGGGGTCAATGTCCGGGATGCCCGGTTGCGGACCCGCAACGTTGCCGCGGTGGTCGTGACGGCGACATTGCCCCCCTTCTCCAGCCAGGGGGCCCGCATCGACGTCAGCGTCTCCTCGCTCGGCGACGCTGCCTCGCTGGCCGGCGGAACGCTGGTGGCCACGCCGCTGATGGGGGCTGACGGTGCGGTCTATGCCGTGGCCCAGGGCGCGGTCGCCGTGTCCGGCTTCTCCGAGAGCGGCCAGGCCGAAAGCCTCAGGCAGGGCATTCCGACCGTCGGCCGCATTCCCAACGGCGCGCTGATCGAGCGCAACCTGCCGGATCGCTTCTCCAACATCCCCGCCCTGGTGCTGGAACTCTCCAACCCCGACTTCCGCACGGCCGTGCGGGTGGCGGATGCGATCAACCGGCACACCAAGGCGACCTATGGCGTCAATGCCGCCAAGGAGCGCGACTACCGCTCGATCGACCTCACGCCGCCGGCAAGGATCAACGTCACCCGCTTCATTGCCGAGATCGAGGGGCTGCTCGTGCAGCCGGACACGCCCGCCCGGGTCGTGATCGACGAGCGCACGGGCACGGTGGTGATCGGCCGCGACGTGCAGGTCTCCACCGTTGCGGTCACCCACGGCAACCTGACGGTCCGCATCACCGAGGCGCCCGAGGTGTCGCAGCCGCAGCCCTTTGCCCTGAACGGCGAGACCACGGTGACGCCACGCACCTTCATCGATGCCGAACAGTCCGGCGGCCAGCTGGCCATCGTCGGGGGCACCGACCTGCAGACCCTGGTGCGCGGCCTCAACCGCATCGGCCTCAAGCCCACCGGCATCATCGCCATCCTGACCGCGATCAAGACCGCCGGAGCGCTCCAGGCCGACCTCGTCATCCAGTAG
- a CDS encoding carboxymuconolactone decarboxylase family protein — protein sequence MATVTLIGDADASPRVAAVFADIRATRKSDFVNNFWRALAVDPDGLERTWAEVKAVMVAPGSLDPLTRELIYIAVSIANGCSYCVHSHTAAARAKGMTGAQHGELLAIVGLAGKTNHLATALQVPVDPAFDAAAPG from the coding sequence ATGGCCACCGTGACACTCATTGGCGATGCCGACGCGTCGCCCCGCGTGGCAGCCGTCTTTGCGGACATCCGCGCCACGCGCAAGTCTGATTTCGTCAACAACTTCTGGCGCGCCCTGGCCGTCGATCCCGACGGGCTCGAGCGCACCTGGGCCGAGGTCAAGGCGGTGATGGTCGCCCCCGGCAGCCTCGATCCGCTGACGCGCGAGCTGATCTACATTGCAGTCTCGATTGCCAACGGCTGCTCCTACTGCGTCCACTCGCACACGGCTGCGGCCCGCGCCAAGGGCATGACCGGCGCGCAGCATGGCGAGCTGCTCGCCATTGTCGGGCTGGCCGGAAAGACCAACCATCTGGCGACGGCACTGCAGGTCCCGGTCGATCCGGCCTTCGACGCGGCTGCCCCGGGCTGA
- the flgB gene encoding flagellar basal body rod protein FlgB yields the protein MEPVYLTRLASQHNDWLAVRQATIAQNVANSDTPGYAARDIEPFASVFNETRLSMIATHGSHMGSAAETPEAAEVEKADTWQVSHSGNSVSLEQELMKAGEVAREHALTTTLVKSFHRMYLASLKG from the coding sequence GTGGAACCGGTCTACCTTACCCGTCTGGCATCCCAGCACAACGACTGGCTCGCCGTGCGTCAGGCGACAATCGCGCAGAACGTGGCCAACTCCGACACGCCGGGCTATGCCGCGCGTGACATCGAGCCCTTCGCCTCCGTGTTCAACGAGACCCGCCTTTCGATGATTGCGACCCACGGCAGCCACATGGGCAGCGCTGCGGAGACGCCGGAGGCGGCCGAGGTGGAGAAGGCGGACACCTGGCAGGTTTCCCATTCCGGCAACAGCGTCAGCCTCGAGCAGGAGCTGATGAAGGCGGGCGAGGTCGCCCGCGAGCACGCGCTCACCACCACGCTCGTGAAGTCCTTCCACCGCATGTATCTGGCCAGCCTGAAAGGCTAA
- a CDS encoding cobyrinate a,c-diamide synthase, translating to MTGSLPPALLLAAPTSGSGKTTLTLSLLAALRATGLVVRAAKCGPDYIDPRFHEAASGAPSVNLDPFAMTPETLRQVAAAQASGADLLLIEAAMGLFDGAADGKSSAADVAAALGVPVILVVDCGRQAQSVAALVRGFRDHRADVRVAGVILNRIGSARHADLLTSALAPLGMPVLGLMPRKAALALPERHLGLVQAEETADLAGFLAGAAEAARTAVDLAALVALAGPLAGAAAQPAPVLLPPPGQRVAIARDVAFSFAYPHLLAGWQAAGAEILPFSPLADEGPDPAADAVYLPGGYPELHAGRLATNAGFRSGMKRAVAAGRPVFGECGGYMVLGEVLVDAEGASHAMLGLLPLRTSFAARRLHLGYRRLTARADLPFAGLHRGTELAAHEFHYATIQHEGAADRLFAACDPAGAPLPDMGLVRGRVMGSFAHLISA from the coding sequence ATGACCGGTTCCCTGCCGCCGGCCCTGCTGCTGGCCGCACCCACATCCGGATCCGGCAAGACCACGCTCACCCTGTCGCTGCTGGCCGCCCTGCGTGCCACGGGCCTCGTCGTGCGGGCGGCGAAATGCGGTCCCGACTACATCGACCCCCGGTTCCACGAGGCGGCGAGCGGCGCGCCGTCGGTCAATCTCGATCCCTTCGCCATGACCCCGGAAACCCTTCGTCAGGTGGCTGCCGCACAGGCCTCCGGGGCGGACCTCCTGCTGATCGAGGCGGCGATGGGCCTCTTCGACGGGGCTGCCGACGGCAAGAGCAGCGCTGCCGACGTGGCCGCCGCGCTGGGCGTTCCGGTGATCCTCGTCGTCGACTGCGGCCGCCAGGCCCAGTCGGTTGCCGCGCTGGTGCGCGGGTTCCGCGACCACCGTGCCGACGTCCGGGTGGCCGGCGTCATCCTCAATCGCATCGGCAGCGCCCGGCATGCGGATCTGCTGACCTCGGCACTGGCACCGCTCGGCATGCCCGTGCTCGGCCTGATGCCGCGCAAGGCCGCGCTGGCCCTGCCAGAGCGCCATCTCGGGCTCGTTCAGGCCGAAGAAACCGCCGACCTCGCCGGGTTTCTGGCGGGCGCGGCAGAAGCGGCCCGAACGGCCGTTGACCTTGCAGCCCTCGTCGCCCTGGCCGGGCCGCTTGCCGGTGCGGCGGCGCAGCCGGCGCCGGTGCTGCTGCCGCCGCCGGGGCAGCGCGTGGCCATCGCGCGCGATGTCGCCTTTTCCTTCGCCTATCCGCATCTGCTTGCCGGCTGGCAGGCGGCTGGCGCCGAGATCCTGCCCTTCTCGCCGCTTGCCGACGAGGGGCCCGATCCGGCTGCCGACGCGGTCTATCTGCCCGGCGGGTATCCGGAGCTGCATGCCGGGCGCCTTGCGACCAACGCCGGCTTCCGCTCCGGGATGAAGCGGGCCGTGGCTGCAGGCCGGCCTGTCTTCGGCGAATGCGGCGGCTACATGGTTCTGGGCGAGGTGCTGGTCGATGCGGAGGGGGCGTCGCATGCGATGCTGGGGCTGCTGCCATTGCGCACCAGCTTTGCCGCCCGGCGCCTCCATCTCGGCTACCGCCGCCTGACCGCCAGGGCAGACCTGCCTTTTGCCGGCCTGCACCGGGGAACGGAGCTTGCCGCGCACGAGTTCCACTACGCCACGATCCAGCATGAGGGCGCGGCCGACCGGCTGTTTGCCGCCTGTGATCCGGCTGGCGCGCCACTGCCGGACATGGGGCTGGTGCGCGGCCGCGTGATGGGCTCCTTCGCCCACCTCATCAGCGCCTGA
- a CDS encoding glycine cleavage system protein R, whose protein sequence is MVLTAIAKDRPGLVDALADVIAAAGGNWLESSMARLGGEFAGIVSFEVPEDRAATLESALAALSGEGIAVTLRTGAPEAEDKGRKIRLDLVCQDQPGILRAVTRVIAAEGISIETLETLVGPGSMSGEMLFRASADLRLPAGASVTRLHEAIQSIAADLMADIDMNEEDD, encoded by the coding sequence ATGGTCTTGACCGCAATCGCAAAGGACCGCCCGGGCCTCGTGGATGCGCTTGCGGATGTGATCGCGGCAGCCGGGGGGAACTGGCTCGAAAGCTCCATGGCCCGTCTTGGCGGTGAATTTGCCGGCATCGTCAGCTTCGAGGTGCCGGAAGACCGGGCGGCCACGCTGGAAAGCGCGCTCGCCGCGCTCTCGGGCGAAGGGATTGCCGTGACGCTGCGCACCGGCGCGCCGGAGGCCGAGGACAAGGGCCGCAAGATCCGGCTGGATCTCGTCTGCCAGGATCAGCCGGGCATCCTGCGCGCGGTCACCCGCGTCATTGCCGCCGAAGGCATCAGCATCGAGACGCTGGAAACGCTGGTCGGACCCGGCTCCATGTCGGGCGAGATGCTGTTCCGTGCCTCGGCCGACCTGCGGTTGCCCGCCGGGGCCAGCGTCACGCGTCTGCACGAGGCCATCCAGTCGATCGCTGCCGACCTGATGGCCGACATCGACATGAACGAGGAAGACGACTGA
- a CDS encoding Hsp70 family protein yields the protein MRPALGLDFGTSNTVLTGVDASGQATTLTFGKGAEEVDSLPSVLCFLEPGRTEQADARADVGPWAIRQFLDHTGECRFLQSLKTFVASRLFRGTGIFGRQFDFEALMEVFLRRAGSHRDAPLDAGGARLVIGRPVTFAGGAPDEALAMQRYRNALSRFGFSDVMFVYEPVAAAFAFAQRLEGSATVLVADFGGGTTDFSLMRFSRDGGRLQAEPLGHGGLGIAGNTLDYRIVDKVILPHLGKGSQYRSMGKTLEVPPNLFSNFAHWHLLSVFKASADYRDLKKMLPYCIDEDKIELFIELVETDQGYPLYKAVSEAKARLSFAEETEIRFAPIGKDFVATVTRADFETWIEHDLQRIDEALTRTLDQAGLQAGEVDQVFLTGGTSFVPAIRQLFARRFGPERLSGGEELSSVAKGLALIGAREDARSWTVAE from the coding sequence ATGCGTCCGGCTCTCGGCCTTGACTTCGGCACGTCCAACACCGTCCTGACCGGCGTGGATGCCTCAGGCCAGGCAACAACCCTGACCTTCGGCAAGGGTGCGGAGGAAGTGGACAGCCTGCCCTCGGTGCTGTGCTTTCTCGAGCCCGGGCGCACCGAGCAGGCCGACGCGCGCGCCGACGTGGGACCCTGGGCGATCCGCCAGTTCCTCGACCACACCGGCGAGTGCCGGTTCCTGCAGTCGCTGAAGACCTTCGTCGCCAGCCGGCTGTTCCGCGGCACCGGCATCTTCGGTCGCCAGTTCGACTTCGAGGCGCTGATGGAGGTGTTCCTGCGACGGGCGGGCAGCCACCGCGATGCGCCTCTGGATGCCGGCGGGGCGCGGCTGGTGATCGGCCGCCCGGTGACCTTCGCCGGCGGCGCGCCGGACGAGGCGCTGGCCATGCAGCGCTACCGCAACGCCCTGTCGCGCTTCGGCTTCTCGGACGTCATGTTCGTCTACGAGCCGGTGGCCGCTGCCTTCGCCTTCGCGCAGCGGCTGGAGGGCTCGGCAACGGTGCTGGTCGCCGACTTCGGCGGTGGCACCACCGACTTCTCGCTGATGCGCTTTTCCCGCGATGGCGGACGCCTGCAGGCGGAGCCGCTCGGTCACGGCGGTCTCGGCATCGCCGGCAACACGCTCGACTACCGCATCGTCGACAAGGTGATCCTGCCGCATCTCGGCAAGGGCAGCCAGTACCGCAGCATGGGCAAGACGCTGGAGGTGCCGCCGAACCTCTTCTCCAACTTCGCCCACTGGCACCTCCTGTCGGTGTTCAAGGCCTCCGCCGACTACCGCGACCTGAAGAAGATGCTCCCCTACTGCATCGACGAGGACAAGATCGAGCTGTTCATCGAGCTGGTCGAGACCGACCAGGGCTACCCGCTCTACAAGGCGGTGTCGGAAGCAAAGGCGCGGCTGTCCTTCGCCGAGGAAACCGAGATCCGCTTCGCGCCGATCGGCAAGGACTTCGTGGCCACCGTGACGCGGGCAGACTTCGAGACCTGGATCGAGCATGATCTCCAGCGCATCGACGAGGCCCTGACCCGCACGCTCGATCAGGCTGGCCTTCAGGCCGGCGAGGTCGACCAGGTGTTCCTCACCGGCGGCACGTCCTTCGTCCCGGCGATCCGGCAGCTCTTTGCAAGGCGGTTCGGCCCCGAGCGTCTCAGCGGCGGCGAGGAACTCTCCTCCGTGGCCAAGGGTCTGGCGCTGATCGGGGCCCGCGAGGATGCGCGCAGCTGGACCGTGGCGGAGTAG
- the flgC gene encoding flagellar basal body rod protein FlgC, whose amino-acid sequence MIDPLTATLKISSSGLQAQSERLRVVSENLANAQSTGKTKGADPYRRKTITFESELDRAYSADLVKVKDIGTDKGDFTVEYDPGHPAADDNGYVKLPNVNMLVEMADMRETNRSYEANLKMMTQARSMVMRTIDLLRT is encoded by the coding sequence ATGATCGACCCGTTGACCGCCACCCTGAAGATCTCCTCCTCCGGCCTGCAGGCCCAGTCCGAGCGCCTCCGCGTCGTGTCGGAAAACCTGGCCAATGCCCAGTCGACCGGCAAGACCAAGGGGGCTGATCCCTACCGTCGCAAGACCATCACCTTCGAGAGCGAGCTGGACCGCGCCTATTCGGCCGATCTGGTCAAGGTGAAGGACATCGGCACCGACAAGGGGGACTTCACGGTCGAATATGACCCGGGCCATCCGGCCGCCGACGACAACGGTTACGTGAAGCTGCCCAACGTCAACATGCTGGTCGAGATGGCCGACATGCGCGAGACCAACCGCTCCTACGAAGCCAACCTGAAGATGATGACGCAGGCCCGTTCCATGGTCATGCGCACCATCGACCTGCTGAGGACCTGA
- a CDS encoding PepSY domain-containing protein: MTDMTSETAAGTGRAGTDHTASFYRAAWRWHFYAGLYVAPFLIMLAVTGLIMMWTAVIEGRDGEYRYAVTPAASVAPVSAQVAAASAANGGAPVRHYIAPRNADGTALVRVDGAEGPTVVAVNPYTAEVIESWPRRAGLYDLASDIHGTLLIGDLGDRLIEIAASLAFVLIVTGLYMWWPREEGAGRVLLPDLRASGRKLMKSLHVSVGFYSALLLVAFLLSGLAWAGIWGDRYVQAWSTFPAEKWDNVPLSDATHASMNHGGQDVAWGMQKTPMPESGSAAGVTGVPAGTPVTADSIAALARAIGMEGRFQMAFPKGETGVWTLSQDSMSNDTGNPADDRTVHIDQYTGKIIAVAAYADYSIPAKAMAIGIALHEGDMGWWNITLNTVFCLSIVFLSVSGLVMWWQRRPKGAALRLLPPQVPVDMPHWRSAMLVMLLVAFAFPLAGLTMIAVLALDLLVISRLPALRRALR; encoded by the coding sequence ATGACTGACATGACTTCCGAAACCGCCGCCGGCACCGGGCGCGCGGGCACCGACCATACCGCAAGCTTCTACCGCGCCGCCTGGCGCTGGCACTTCTACGCCGGCCTCTACGTGGCTCCGTTCCTGATCATGCTGGCCGTGACCGGCCTGATCATGATGTGGACGGCCGTCATCGAGGGACGCGACGGTGAGTACCGCTACGCGGTGACACCGGCCGCCAGCGTTGCGCCGGTGTCGGCGCAGGTTGCCGCCGCAAGCGCGGCCAACGGTGGCGCGCCGGTTCGCCACTACATCGCCCCGCGCAACGCCGACGGCACCGCGCTCGTCCGCGTCGACGGGGCCGAGGGCCCGACCGTTGTCGCCGTCAACCCGTACACGGCCGAGGTCATCGAGAGCTGGCCCCGGCGCGCCGGCCTCTATGATCTGGCCTCCGACATCCACGGCACGCTGCTGATCGGCGACCTCGGCGACCGTCTGATCGAGATTGCGGCCAGCCTTGCCTTCGTCCTCATCGTCACCGGCCTCTACATGTGGTGGCCGCGCGAGGAGGGGGCTGGTCGCGTGCTGCTGCCGGATCTCCGTGCCTCCGGGCGCAAGCTGATGAAGTCGCTGCACGTGTCGGTCGGCTTCTACAGCGCCCTGCTGCTTGTGGCCTTCCTGCTGTCCGGCCTCGCCTGGGCCGGCATCTGGGGCGACCGCTACGTGCAGGCCTGGAGCACCTTCCCGGCCGAGAAGTGGGACAACGTGCCCCTGTCCGACGCCACCCACGCCTCGATGAACCACGGCGGGCAGGACGTCGCCTGGGGCATGCAGAAGACCCCGATGCCGGAATCCGGCTCCGCTGCGGGTGTCACCGGCGTTCCGGCCGGGACGCCGGTCACGGCCGACAGCATTGCCGCGCTGGCCCGCGCCATCGGCATGGAGGGCCGCTTCCAGATGGCGTTCCCGAAGGGGGAGACCGGCGTCTGGACCCTGTCCCAGGACAGCATGAGCAACGACACCGGCAACCCGGCCGATGACCGCACGGTCCACATCGACCAGTACACCGGCAAGATCATCGCCGTTGCCGCCTATGCCGACTACTCGATCCCGGCCAAGGCCATGGCGATCGGCATTGCGCTGCACGAGGGCGACATGGGCTGGTGGAACATCACGCTCAACACGGTGTTCTGCCTCTCCATCGTGTTCCTGTCGGTCTCCGGCCTCGTCATGTGGTGGCAGCGCCGGCCGAAGGGCGCTGCCCTGCGCCTGCTGCCGCCGCAGGTGCCCGTCGACATGCCGCACTGGCGCTCGGCAATGCTGGTCATGCTGCTGGTCGCCTTCGCCTTCCCGCTGGCGGGTCTGACCATGATTGCCGTCCTGGCGCTCGACCTGCTCGTCATCTCGCGCCTGCCGGCCCTGCGCCGCGCCCTGCGCTGA
- the flgG gene encoding flagellar basal-body rod protein FlgG produces MKALAIAATGMSAQQLNVEVIANNIANMNTTAYKRARAEFTDLLYQAERLQGVPNRGGEDPVPEGAQLGLGVRSAAIRKLHMQGTLTNTNNKLDVAIDGRGWFQVTGPEGETLYTRAGAFNKNAEGRLVTLDGYTVEPAILFPPETTEIIINESGQVFAQIDGEVNPRELGQLTLTNFANDAGLEPIGGNLFRETAASGVGIGGVAGEPGFGIIRQGYTEASNVDPVKEITELISAQRGYEMNSKVIQAADDMAAVVTKGIR; encoded by the coding sequence ATGAAAGCCCTTGCCATCGCGGCCACCGGCATGAGCGCTCAGCAGCTCAACGTCGAGGTGATCGCCAACAACATCGCCAACATGAACACCACCGCCTACAAGCGCGCGCGGGCGGAGTTCACGGATCTTCTGTACCAGGCCGAACGCCTGCAGGGCGTGCCGAACCGGGGCGGCGAGGATCCGGTGCCGGAAGGCGCACAGCTCGGGCTCGGCGTCCGTTCGGCGGCCATCCGCAAGCTGCACATGCAGGGCACCCTGACCAACACCAACAACAAGCTCGACGTCGCCATCGACGGCCGTGGCTGGTTCCAGGTCACTGGCCCCGAAGGCGAGACCCTCTACACCCGTGCCGGCGCCTTCAACAAGAACGCCGAGGGTCGCCTGGTCACGCTGGACGGCTACACGGTCGAGCCCGCGATCCTGTTCCCGCCGGAGACCACCGAGATCATCATCAATGAATCCGGTCAGGTCTTTGCCCAGATCGACGGCGAGGTGAACCCGCGCGAACTCGGCCAGCTGACCCTGACCAATTTCGCCAATGATGCCGGCCTCGAGCCGATCGGCGGCAACCTCTTCCGCGAGACGGCCGCCTCCGGTGTGGGCATCGGTGGCGTGGCCGGCGAGCCCGGCTTCGGGATCATCCGCCAGGGCTACACCGAAGCCTCCAACGTCGATCCGGTGAAGGAAATCACCGAGCTGATCTCCGCCCAGCGGGGCTACGAGATGAACTCCAAGGTGATCCAGGCGGCCGACGACATGGCGGCGGTCGTGACCAAGGGCATCCGCTGA
- a CDS encoding cobalamin biosynthesis protein has translation MREPKAFVGIGLSSRCSAEELATLVAAALTEAGPLAVAGLATLDRRTGHPALQALAAARGWAVTGLSPDDLQAQADRIRSGSDRVRALTGSGSVCEAAALAAAGPGSLLRLSRRQSAQATVAVAVCGGNERP, from the coding sequence GTGAGGGAACCGAAGGCGTTCGTCGGCATCGGGCTGAGCAGCCGCTGCAGCGCGGAGGAACTCGCCACGCTCGTCGCCGCCGCGCTCACGGAGGCCGGCCCGCTGGCCGTTGCCGGTCTGGCGACGCTTGACCGGCGGACCGGGCACCCCGCGCTGCAGGCCCTGGCAGCCGCGCGCGGCTGGGCAGTGACAGGCCTCAGTCCCGACGACCTGCAGGCGCAGGCAGACCGCATCCGCTCCGGGTCGGACCGGGTGCGGGCCCTGACCGGCAGCGGCAGCGTCTGCGAGGCAGCGGCGCTGGCGGCCGCCGGCCCGGGAAGCCTGCTGCGGCTGTCCCGGCGCCAGAGCGCACAGGCAACGGTCGCGGTTGCGGTCTGCGGCGGGAACGAGCGGCCCTGA
- a CDS encoding DUF2946 family protein, whose protein sequence is MLAVLLWSLIPTGFMPAVSTDGGFTIVICSPDSPDGVRTIQVDADGRELPASAPDTDPGSGDGHRSGDHGNPCIFAAVLALGLPASGVLPAPAPDLVAQAASPVSDSGPPSLFLRPVGARAPPVVV, encoded by the coding sequence ATGCTTGCCGTCCTGCTGTGGTCGCTCATCCCGACAGGCTTCATGCCCGCGGTCAGCACAGACGGTGGCTTCACCATCGTCATCTGCAGCCCGGACAGTCCGGACGGGGTCCGCACCATCCAGGTGGATGCGGACGGCCGGGAACTGCCGGCGTCCGCACCGGATACAGACCCTGGTTCCGGTGACGGGCACCGCAGCGGCGACCACGGCAATCCCTGCATCTTTGCCGCCGTGCTGGCTCTCGGACTTCCGGCCTCCGGCGTGCTGCCCGCGCCGGCGCCGGACCTTGTGGCACAGGCAGCTAGCCCTGTTTCCGACAGCGGGCCACCCTCGCTCTTCCTGCGCCCCGTCGGGGCCCGGGCTCCCCCGGTCGTCGTCTGA